The Cryptomeria japonica chromosome 9, Sugi_1.0, whole genome shotgun sequence DNA segment TGGTGGTCAATGAAATTAGCCCTAAGAGCAGACATGAGGTAGAAAGGGAAAGACATTTTCACTCCATGGTAGAAATGATTCAGAATAACAAAATGGTGGTCATACACCCTAGTATACTGACCATCCAAAGTGAGGTAACTCATTATTACCTTGAGAAGCTTCTGCCAGAAAGACTTGATGACCACAATATCATAGTAGCTAGTCGTCTTCTTAACAATTTTAGCCCGCTCCTCCTCCTCCTTAGGGAAATTCTGCACAACTTGCTCCATGTACACCCTATCTCTATAATACTTCATGACATCCATAGATAATCCAATGAACTAAGAAATTAGGGCTTCATCTACCAGGACCCTTCAACTGTGAAGAACAATCGAATCATCCTTCTAGTTTTTAGCAAAATACCTAGTAACATCTTGATTTCATCCTTGAAGCCTCTCAATGTAATTAGTGAACCCACCTTTCTTCCAAAATGCACCAaagcttcttttcattcttaagCTGCATACAACTAGGCAGATCAATTATCTTTCTCGCACCACTGATTTTATCAAGCTCTTTGTAATTCTCTCTGCAATGAATTTCCAGAGTTAAGGCAAGCCTCCAGAAAATGTATGCAATCACCTACAAAGCATGCGAAATAAATTCACATTGATTCTTATGTCCTCTTTGGCCACCTGTCTCAGAACAAAAGGTATTAGCAGTTCTAAAAACACTCAAAGTCATAATAGCACTAGAAATCATTAACTTTACTCCCCTAACTTCGCTCGTGGAGCAGATGCATCACAAGTTCTGAGTCCAACCTATCACCATGGGTCCAACAAAGCTGGGCTTTACACATCACTCTCCTGTTGGAAAGGAAGTCATCAATCACATTGGCTTGTCTATAAACATGAGCGAAcatacatttatcaaaggttttaataatgtcTTTAGCTTTTTTCATGCACATCTCAACATTCCAAGCCGGAGTAGAATTTCCCTTTaggtagttgataatgttcttagagtccccctcgacccaaacaagtttaaatttgttttgttttgcaagttTTAGAATATATTAAGCTCCTATGGCTTCATCGACATTATTAGTTTTTTTaccaagagggagagaaatagtAGAAATGAAGTTGTCAATGTGATCCTGTATCACCCCACCATAACCAGCTTGACCCGAGTTCCCTATAGCcatgccatcaaaatttattttgaccCAACCTTGGGGTGGAAAGTTCCAACTAATGTTGTCCCTGGGGTTGACCTTAGGTGTAACCATATGATGGCCAAAATTCTAGCCCTTGACAACATTGGCTTCATACTCCTTACGGATACCACTATGAGAGAGGACATTGGGGCTAACAATCAAGAGGTTATCAAAGATGGCTCTAGAAATTTTCTTGAAAACAATATCAGAAGGGAGATGGATATCCTTGAAGATATGATTATTATGTTCTTTCCATAAAACCCATGCCATATGAGGGAAAACAAAAAACCAGAGCTTCTTTATGAAGGGATTTCTTGAGGGCGGGTTCCATTGGTGGATAAACTCCTTAACAGCTCCCAGTAAATTCTAGCAAAGATCCCATTTCTGAATCACCAGACTCCAAATCTTAGAGGTGTAAGAGCAATGTAAAAATAGATGGTCCATAGATTTAGCTGCCTGCAAGTACAAGTAGCATTTGTTTGGGATAGAAAAGCCTCGGCCCTTAGCAAGATTGTCAATAGTTAAGATTTTATAAAGAAAGAGGAGCAAAAAAAACATATTGACCTTAGGTGAAAGGTTTTTAACCCAAACTTTAGAACACTAGGACACATAAGGTTCATTATAGACATCCACAGAAGCCACATAAAACTTCCCATTGGGATTGAATTTCCAGATTAGTTCATCTTCCACACTTTCCTCCAAACCAAAAGAATTTAGGGAAATTTGCAATTGGGTAAAAGAAGGATTAATAACAAGAAGATTAACccacttaccctccttccaatagtcaacTACCATGGTGCCATGAGAAGCCACACAAAGATCCTTTAAAGATCCCAAAGTAGGATCAAAAGCAAGTGAGTGATTCCTGATCCAACAATCATCCCACATCCCTATCCTTGAGaatattgttccaaagatgagaACCAACGGGGATCTGAGAAGAACTCAAAAAATCCTACAAAGAATTAACATTAGAGAGATATTTATTATGCCATAAGGTGTTCCATTCCCTTCTACAGTCGTAAGACCTCCAGACATGTTTAGCCAGAAGAGCATTATTAAAGGTTTTGATGCTTCTAATACCCAATCCACCAAATCTCCTTGGCTTGCAGACATTCTCCCAAGCAATAAGAGGGATTcttctcttttcctcaacccctgaccaaaggaatattttttgaattttgtcaataatatcaaaaaatttagagggaattttgaacaaactgagagcatacaCTGGGAGGTTCTGAAGAGTTGCTTTCAGCAGCTGAATTTTACTAGCCTGACTCAAAAGGGTACCTTTCCACCCAACCAACTTCCTATTAAATTGATCAATTAAATATTTCTAGAAGGACTCAGAAGGTTTACATCCTAGAAGGAGGCCCAGGTCAGTAGAGGGGACCTTACCAATGAGGTAGCCAAGAATGTTAGCAATCTTCATTTGGCGTTGCTTAGGGGTGTTGATAAAATAGATAAAACTTTTAGTTCTATTAACCATTTGTCCAGAGGCTTTTTCAtagatgttgagaattgatttgatgaCTTTGGCTTCTCCAAAAAAGGAGCTaaccattaaaatggtatcatcaacaagaGAGCAAATCAAATTGGTAGAGGACGGCTTGAGACCTTACATGGATCCATCCACAACTTTTTTTATGAATGTATCTCCCCAGACTTTCCGCCATTATAGTAAAGAGAATAGGTGATATGGGATCACCCTACCTAAGACCCCCCAAGGTTCTAAAGAAGTGGGACggagaaccattgacaataacaacagaAGAGGCAGTAGAAATGAGCTGCCAAATCAAACTAATCACCTTGCTAGAGAAACCAAATGCCTGAAGAACTTTTTTTAAGAAgcaccaatccaccctatcataagctttagcaatGTCCAATTTCAGAAGAAAGCCTTGAGACTTCTCCTCCAAAAGAGAATGAATTTTTTCATGAACTGTGACGATGGAGTCAAGAATCTATCTTCCTAGCACAAAGCCATTTTGTTGACGGGAAATTAGAAGAGGAAGAACACCCAACAACCTCGATGTAAGGACCTTGGAAATAATTTTGTAGAAGGATTTGCACAAGCTGATAGGGCTAAAAGCATCCAAAGAATCAACTCCTTGCTTATTAGGAATGAGGACAATGAAGGTAGAATTCAATTCCTTCAATAGAGATCtagctccaaaaaattctttaacagtATTGGACACATCTTCCCCTACCACATCCAAAAAGTgctgaaagaaaaacataggaaagccATCAGGACTTGGAGCTTtactaccatcaaaagaaaagacaacactcCTAATCTCCTCCTTAGAAGGAATGGCACCAAGATTATGATTTTGGCTCTCAGAAAGAATTTTAGGTATAGTATCAACCAACATATTCTGAGCCTCCGAGTCCAACAACGTATCTTTCTTCAAAAGATCAGCACAAAACTCAACAACAACTCTACTTATTTCATCCTCATTGTCaattatttttatcaccaattcTATTTGTAGCCCTGTGTTTAAGGGTAGAGATGTGGAAGAATCTGGTCTTTTTATCACCATCCTTGAGCCATAAGGCTCGATATCTCTACCTCCAAAAGGTCTCTTCCCAAGATATTATATTGTGGTATTTGGACAAAACCTCACTCTCCTTAGCAAAATTATCATTCACATATCATTCATGTTGAACTTTACCCTGGATCAGGACCAACTCCTCCTGAATATCAGAATTCTGAACAAAGATGTCCCCAAAGACTTCTTTATTCCACTCTTTAACCCTCTCCTTGATATGCCTTCAATTTTTAGCCACCTGAAACATAGCAGAGCCATCCACATGTACATTCCACCAATACTTCACGCATTTGGAGAGGTTTGGGTAGgaaagccacattttctcaaatctaaacggAAACCTCCTTCGCAGACCATTTTTAGGCTCAGCCATAAAATATATAAGAAGGTGGTAAGATCCAATTCTAAGCATAGAATTTAGAGAGTAGATATAATGTTGGATCCATTCCTTAGAAATCAAGGCCCTgtcaagcctaacttgaatcagTCCAGTACCAACACGACGATTGGACCAAGTGAAAGAAGCTCCAGATAAATCCAAGTCAACCAAACCTTGACCATTGATGAAGTCAGCTAAGTCCAATTTGCAATCAATCTGTATCTAGGATCCCCCAAATTTCTCAGCATCCGTAagaggggtattaaaatcccccataATAAGACAAGGAGTATTGGGATAAAAGCTATGAAAAGAAGAGAGTTGTAGCCAGAATTTCCTCCCGCAAACTTTTTTATTAGGAGCATACACATTGGACAGAATCCAAGAAAACCCATCCCTTGAATGTTTAAACAAATTAGCAACATGGTTACTATCGTGACAGATAGGAGTGCAATGAATAAACTTGGTATTTTAGAGGGTAGAAACTCCCCCAAAAGACCCATCAGAGTTACTCCCATAAGATTCACAAAATTTAGAGAGCTTAATTTTCTCCACCTTATCTttagtcattttagtttcttgaataagtaaaATATATGGTCTATGATCCCTAATAATATTACAAAAAATGTCCTATTTATGACTGCTATTAAGACCTATAATATTCCAAGATGGGATCTTCATTTCTTACCAAGGGAATTAAATAGACTGTCATGGATTATTTTCTATGATCCATCCACTAATTTTTGTATGCTCTCCTGCTTTGTTTGCCATCTGTTATATTTTCTCCCTACACTTTGAGGTGGCCCATCGTGCAGTGTGCCTTCATGAAATAATCTACCTTCACTCTGTTACGAGTTGTAACTCTAGGATTCTACTGAGACTTCTTTTTCTTCGACACCACCTTAGTGTGGCTCATTTCTTCATAAAAGTCAATTCCTTCTAAACTCTTAGAACTATCAATCTTCGAGGACTGCATGGTGTCCGAAATAACAATATTCAGATCAAAGTCGGGGAGGTTACAAGTAGAGTGTTGTGATGAAGAGTCATCCTCCAAAGTCTTCTTCAGATCATTGAGCTCAAGAGTTCCAAATGATGATCCAAGAACcgaagaagtttttcaatctttgaAGGAGCATTCTTCCATATCCTTGGATATGTTGGGGTTCAAGGAAAGTTCTCCCTCCTCCAAATCTTCCACCAAAACCTGTTCTTCTACAATTTTCAATGATCACATTCTCCTTAGTTATCTCATCTTCAACCTGATCAGGACCCTCCTCAGATGTGATCATCAGATCTATGTCCTTGGTCTCAAATTTTTGATCACCATGAATAATTTCTCTGTTATATTCCTCTTGGCCTATAACTTTCACCTCATTGTTCTAGCCATCTTGAACAAcatttttcttattggtttcatggCTCCCATTAGGCCCTTTTTGGTGCACAAAATCACCGTTCTTATTCTGGGTATCTGCTTCCACAGTTTTGGGTTTCCAGACAATAGTTCCTTTATTAGGATCTATCTTGGAGTTATGAGGGCATTTCTTTGCCCAATGGCCCACCTTTTTACACAAGAAGCAAACAAAAGGTAACGATTCAAACTCAATAGTTTGAACTAACGTGCCCAACTTCAACACTAGCTCAACCGACAAAGGAAAATCCTTAGATCTGGACACCCCCACACAAATCCTAACATAGACCATTCTTTTCCTAGTCGCCTTCATAGGGTCAATGGATAGAATGTGTTATTATTGTTAGTGTGAAAAGAGATTTTGTGTAACTAGTTATCTTTTAATCTACATGGTAGAGTCCTATTCACACTACACTTCACATGAGGTTATCTTGACCTTTATCTCACCTCATGTAGACTCATCATTTTTCCCAACAATTGTCCATGGAGTCCTAAACTTGTTTCGTATTTGGAGGGATAGTCAAAGTTTGATTCCTACCTTCTCACCTCTTTTTTATTTCCTTTATAAAGAAGGCTCATATGCACATTTAACATAGGATGTTTATGGAATTTCTCATTTTGCACATTGCTTTTTTGTGGAGACTTGTATTTTTGCAAGCATATCTTGgttactccaacatggtatcaaagcaagctTGTAACTCCTCTCCCCTTCTCTTAAATTTGTGAGGGTTGTGGCCACCAGTTTTTAAATGGTGCATGTTGGATAAAAATGGATGTCACAGTTGCTCTTAATGTGgttgagaaataaatttttatatataacaCTTGTTTTGATGACAAACAAATTTTTGAGGGTTTTGGGTTCATTTATAGTTGGCCCTAATGGATCTATACAATCACATGACATTCATACTACATTGATGTTAACCTTTGCATCATCATGTGCCTTGATTTATATGCCTACAATTTAGTCTCTATGCAggcattcattttttttaaaaattttttttaatAAGGTACTACTCTATGCAAGGATGACATCATCCCTATCTAGGTGAAAGGAATATTCTCTATAGGTATGGTTGCAATCCTGATGCATTgccaaaaaatatttcatttatcaaataaaatattttaccACCTGCCCTCCTTTTTGTTAGTTGTTAGTCGCTTGAGCCACCGAGAGAATATTTGATGAAATATTGAGTTGACACCAGAAGAATATTTTTCCCATTGTGTCAAATGATGTCATACTTCAAAATCACACTGACATCAACCCTTTCACCGCAAATATGCCCCCTTTAGCttttacatattttaatttttGCTACAACTTCCAGAGGCTCATTCTCATGCATGTAGACATCTTTTTgagtgaaatttttttattttggatATTTTTTCATCCTTTATCCAATggtataattttttttgcaaaataatGTATGAAGTTTTTCTACTTTGTAATTTTCTCAGAGATCGCTCTGCATAGTCCTAGTTTTTGGAACTTTGAGAGGCTCATTTGGGCTCATACAAACACATTTTTGGTTAATATCAATAGATTTACACAATCCATTAGTGTGTTTGTatgagcttctggatttgattgtgtgagctattttgcatcaacgtttcggatcacactctatgatccatcattaggatgaaagaAGAGAGCACAAGGAGAAAATCCACATGATGATGGATCccaaagtgtgatctgaaacgttgatgcaaaaaagctcacacaatcaaatctagaagctcATACAGACATTTTTGGTTTCCATTTTTTCAGCTTGCTTAATTTTTTGAAATCTATGTAGTGGTGGTGTTATTTTTATGATAAAATTCTAGTTTAGATTATGAATATGACTTTTTTTGAAGACTTGTACATCGATTTCAATCTATAATGTATTAAAATAAAGTGGCATATCATTGTATATTTTTAGGGGGGTTCATTTTATTTTTTGATCATCGTGTTGAGTTTTGAAAGACATATTTCATATTTCTTCTTTGTCCATCTCAAATTATTATGTAAATAAGTGTCACAAAATCAAATGTGTGTTCCTTAGGGAGGGAATGTTGTTCTTGTGTAGTGCCTTCCATTTTCCATCACACCAATGGATCCTTATGATTCTCACCTCATGTGTGTGTGCCATGATGCACAACCTTTTTAAGTTTCTTATATATCTATTAACCTATTAGCCTCATTTTGATCACACAAAATTTAATCTTTTTGTATCAAAATGATAagcattattaaaaattaaaaaacttcgTCAAGTAAGTTCCAGTTATGAAATGACAACCCTACATGTGTTATATGATTATCATTTCCTTCATTTATCATTAGAGTTTCATGAGTGATTAGATTCAAATTGGAAGACATAACTATTTGAAGAAGAGTCATCCTCCATCTCAATCAAAATTCTAGGAGTAGCTATGATGATgcgacaaataaaataaaaaaataaaactaaaatatatCAAAGATGGTACAAAATACTTCAATGAGAATGTTTCTAGTGGTATTTCAACAAATGTGGTAGGTTTTAAAGATGGTATGATTTCAGGTTGGGGGGATATTA contains these protein-coding regions:
- the LOC131040501 gene encoding uncharacterized protein LOC131040501, with product MVIKRPDSSTSLPLNTGLQIELVIKIIDNEDEISRVVVEFCADLLKKDTLLDSEAQNMLVDTIPKILSESQNHNLGAIPSKEEIRSVVFSFDGSKAPSPDGFPMFFFQHFLDVVGEDVSNTVKEFFGARSLLKELNSTFIVLIPNKQGVDSLDAFSPISLCKSFYKIISKVLTSRLLGVLPLLISRQQNGFVLGR